A single Paenibacillus sp. FSL R5-0517 DNA region contains:
- the aroH gene encoding chorismate mutase, protein MVTRGIRGATTVTQNNEEQILKETAVLLQEIVDRNEIQPEDICSVWITLTGDLDAAFPAKAIRQLDGWELVPLMCALEVPVKGALAQCIRFMVHVNTNKAQNEIHHVYLNGAQALRPDLAAPSGS, encoded by the coding sequence ATGGTCACACGGGGAATTCGCGGGGCTACAACAGTCACGCAGAACAACGAAGAACAGATTTTGAAAGAAACGGCTGTATTGCTGCAGGAGATCGTGGATCGCAATGAGATCCAACCGGAAGATATCTGTAGTGTGTGGATTACGTTAACTGGGGATCTGGATGCTGCTTTTCCGGCAAAAGCTATACGCCAACTGGATGGTTGGGAACTCGTACCACTGATGTGTGCGCTGGAAGTTCCGGTTAAAGGTGCATTGGCACAATGCATTCGATTCATGGTACATGTCAATACAAACAAAGCTCAGAACGAAATCCATCATGTGTATCTGAACGGTGCACAGGCATTGCGTCCGGATCTGGCAGCACCTTCTGGATCTTAA